The nucleotide sequence GCGTTTTTGCAACGGCGTCAGGACCTGCTGGATGCCGTGGTGTTCAGCGGTGGCGAGCCGACCTTGCAGGAGGGTCTGGCCGGCGCCATGGATGAGGTGCGAGAGATGGGCTTTCGCATCGGCCTGCACAGCGCCGGCATCAAGCCGGGCGCGTTCGCCAGGGCGCTGACCGGGGCTGACTGGGTCGGTTTCGACGTCAAGGCGCTACCCGAGGATTGCCAGGCCATCACCCGTGTCGGAGGCAGCGGGAACGCCAACTGGCATAGCCTTGAGCACCTGCTGAACAGCGGCGTCGACTATGAATGTCGCACCACCGTGCATTGGCATCTTATTGATCCGGCACGCTTGTTGATCCTGGGGCGGCGCTTGAGCGAGCTGGGCGTCAAGCGCTTTGCCGTGCAACTGGTACGCACCGAACGGATGCTTGATCCGCTGTTGCCAACCGTTTCAGTCCAGACTTTGCTGTCCGAAACCTGGGCCGCCATGCGCGAGTTGTTTCCAACGTTCGTGCTGCGCGGCTGAACGACCCAGGATCATGCGGGGAGGAGGGCAGTCGTTCGACGCTGATCTCTTGATATCGATCAAGGCTGGCGTTGCACAGCGGGTGTAGGTTGGAAAAACGCTTCTCAATGATCGGAGAACGGCATGGCCAAGAACTTCCCCATCAACCCGAAACACCCCGAACGAATCTGCTGGGGATGCGACCGCTATTGCCCGAGCAAATCCCTGGCTTGCGGCAACGGCTCCGAACGAACGATGCACCCGGCCGAGCTGTTTGGAGAAGATTGGAGCGTGCCCGGCGATTGGGGGATCGAGCCACTCATCACCACAGACAAGAAGGCGGATGAGGGGAGTTAGCGTAAACGCTGGACAGGCATGAGCTAACGGCATTGCGCGAAGGATCTATCTGCGATAACTCAACTAAACAGACATTTAGTAGAGCTATATTATTTAGCTATTAGAGTGGAGTAGGGCAGACCTAAACTTTAAGAGGATTTTCCGGCCTTTAAGAGAGCCTGGAAAGCTTCTGCAGTGGCTTGTTCCGCCTCTTTGATTTGGTTGAGAACCGCCATAAGGTGCTGGGAAATTTCTTCTTCTAACGCCGAGTCTGGTAGATCAGCTAGGAGGCTCGACATCTTTTTTAGACGGTTCACTTGTGAGAATGCATTCGCAAGCCTGTTGTTGACTGTCTCGCTGAAGATGTCAGCTTTATCTAAGAATTGAGATGGTAGATCGATGGTGATTTTCGACGCTTGAGCAGCCAAATCTTTTCGGGCGTTTTCATCATTTAGCACGTCCAGTAAGTAGGTTTGGTCGCTATCAGAAGGCACCACATAGCATCTGAATTTTGCGATTTCTATCTGGGTAGCTCCAACCGGAGTTGTCATGATCTGAGCTAGGAGCTTCGCGCTTGCGGCCCGTTCACGTTTTCTTTGAGCCTTGTCAAAGCTCCAGATAATAAGTGCGATGATTGCAGCAGCAGCCGTTGCGACAGCAGCTACAGCGTCCCAGTCGATTTTCCATTCTGTGCAAAGCCACATGCAATTTCTCCGTCAATTGGTGAGGCAACGTTTGTCGGACGGCATTCAAGCACGCAGTGATCAGCATCGCCAAGCTGAAAGCAGGAGGCGCCGTCAGGCTTCAAATCTGACCACCAGAGCCCCCCAGCTCCGTATAGGACGGTTCGCATAATGTATATTATGTTAAATCATAGGTTATGTCATAGATGTTCATAAACTGTCCAATCCCTGGTTCTGTCATGACTCGACCGTTCATCCCATTCCCGATTTTCCCTCCCTACGTTTACTGGACGCCAAATCAGCTTCGATCCTTTCCTACGAATCTCGCTGTGGCTGATCGGCTAGCCCAGATCGATCCGGCAGCCAACCCCTTCATCAACATATGGATGCTGACAATTGATTCTCTAACCCGCAGGAACCTGCAGTAACAAGCTTCGTACGTGACTAATTCACGATGGATCCGGCGGCGTTAGTCCTCCCTCCTCAACACTCTCAGGCATCAATGTCGCAATCAACGCCCGAACAGCTCCCGGCAACGCATCCAGCTCCCTGACCAAAATACTTCGTTCGCGAATCGCCCAGGGCTCATCAATTTCAACAATCTCAAGCCTCATGGTACGACTGTGCCGAAGCGCGGCGGACTCGGGAATAATACCGATCCCCACCCCTGCCTCAACCATCCGGCAGATCGCCTCGAAACTCGACACCTGAATCCGTAAAGAAAAGTTCTGTCCAAGCCGCTCCACGTGGTCACGAAGAAAGCTCAGCAGCGTGGTACCTTCATGCAAACCAATATGCTGGAACGCCAGCGTTTGTTTCAACTCCACCGGTTTCGGCCCAGCCAACATATGTCCCGCTGGCACCACCAATACCAGCCGATCGGTACTGAAATGCATCACCTGCAGCCCCGTAGCCTCCACCGGCCCTGCGATAATTCCCATATCAGTGCTGCCGTCTAATACCCCTCGCACGATATCTCGCGACATACGCTCTTGCAGGTCAACGGTCACCGCAGGCCGCTTCGCCAGAAAACCTGCTAACACTTCCGGAAGAAATTCGGTCACCGCTGTAGTGTTGGCAAAAATCCGTATATGCCCGGCCGAGTCCGCGTCGTTGGTGGTGAACTCGCATTTCAGATAGTCCACCTGACGCATAATCAGTCGCGCATGTTTCAGCAAGCGTTGTCCGGCGGGCGTCAACTCGACGCCCCGGCTGTCTCGGTACAACAAACGTGTATCGAGCTGGCTCTCCAACGCTTTGATACGGGCACTGGCCGCCGCAGGTGACAAAAACGCTCGACGAGCACCTTGGGTAAGGCTAGGTGATTCGCCAATGTGAATAAACAAGCGCAAGTCAGCCAGATCGAAATGCATGATCGTTTCCAGAAAAACACTGAGCGTTCAGCATACATGAACGCTGGTATACGAAAATGCAAATTCTCAGAATACCGAACGCCTTGCATGATCCTTCTCAGAACAACAACTGGCGAGGGTATCCCGCATGGGTGCTGCAGATTTTTCTACTTGGCTAGGACGCACCGAAGAGGCTCAGGATCACTTGAGCCGAAACCTGATCAAGCGCATCGCCGCTACCTTTGGTGAAGACACTCCAGCTACCGGCGCGGCCCTTCCGCCGCTTTGGCAGTGGTGTTTCTTTCAAGAGCCAGTCGCGGAGTCTCGACTCGGCACAGACGGTCACCCAGCACGGGGTGGATTCCTACCCCCGGCGGATAACCGCAATCGGATGTGGGCCGGTGGTCGTATCGAGTTTATAGAGCCATTGCGAGTTGGCGCTGATGCCGATCGCTTGTCGACCATCATCCATATCGAAGAAAAGATTGGTCGCACCGGCGCGCTGTTATTTGTCACCGTGCGCCATGAGTACTCCCAAGACGGTCGTCTGGCGATCCGCGAAGAACAGGACATCGTTTATCGCGAACCGAATCCTCCCAAGGAAAGTAGCGGCCATACTCTTGAAGAGGGTGACTGGAATGAGAGCATCGAGCCCACCCCTACGCTGCTTTTTCGCTACTCCGCTGTGACCTTCAACGGCCACCGTATTCACTACGACTACCCCTATGTCACCGGAACCGAAGGTTACGCCGGACTGGTAGTCTACGGGCCGATGATCGCTACCCTGAACCTACGCGCTTTTTTACGTGCCAATCCCGATGCGCGTCTTCGCCACCTTTCCTATCGCGGTGTCCGTCCTTTGATCGCACCTCAGCCTTTCAATGTGGGCGGGCGAATTATCGAGCCCGGCAAAGCGCAGTTGTGGGCCGGTAACCATGCCGGAATCGCTCAAAGCGCTGAAGTCCTATTCGACTAACACCTTCACCCCTTTTTCAAAATGTGTTCCTGCCCTGCCCCATGAGAATCTAATGATGAACCCGAACGACAACGAAGAGCTGAATGCCATCCGCGAAGGCGTGCGCGCCTTGTGCACCGAATTTGATGCCGCCTACTGGCGTAAAATCGACGAAGAAAAAGGCTTCCCGGAAACCTTCGTCAAAGCTTTGACCGACGCTGGCTGGCTGGCAGCGATGATCCCGACCGAATACGGCGGATCGGGTCTAGGGCTGGCAGAAGCGTCGGTGATTCTCGAAGAAGTCAATCGCTGCGGTGGTAACTCTGGCACTGTTCACGGGCAGATGTACAACATGTTTACACTGCTGCGTAACGGCAGCGAGGCGCAGAAAAGTTACTACCTGCCAAAACTGGCCAGTGGCGAACTTCGCCTGCAATCCATGGGCGTGACCGAGCCCACCACCGGCACCGATACCACCAAGATCAAGACCACTGCGATCAAGCGCGGTGACAAGTATGTGATCAACGGGCAGAAGGTTTGGATCTCGCGCATTCAGCATTCCGATCTGATGATCCTGCTTGCGCGTACCACACCATTGGCAGAAGTGAAGAAGAAATCCGAAGGCATGTCGATCTTCCTGGTCGATCTGCGTGAAGCCATTGGTAATGGCCTCACCGTGCAACCGATCGCCAACATGGTCAACCACGAGACCAACGAGTTGTTCTTCGACAACCTGGAGATTCCTGCCAGCAGTTTGATTGGCGAAGAAGGCAAAGGCTTCAGGTACATCCTCGATGGCCTGAACGCCGAGCGCACCTTGATCGCCGCCGAGTGCATTGGTGACGGTCGCTGGTTCATCGAAAAGGCCAGCGCTTATGCCCGCGACCGCGTCGTGTTTGGTCGTCCAATCGGACAGAACCAGGGCGTGCAGTTCCCCATCGCCGAAGCCCATATCGAAATTGAAGCCGCCGACCTGATGCGCTGGCGTGCTTGTGAGGAATACGACAGCGGTGTCAACGCCGGCGCAAGCGCCAACATGGCCAAGTATCTGGCGGCAAAAGCCTCCTGGAAAGCGGCTAATGCCTGCCTGCAAACCCACGGGGGCTTTGGGTTTGCTTGCGAATATGACGTCGAGCGCAAGTTCCGCGAAACGCGCCTTTATCAAGTGGCGCCGATCTCTACCAACCTGATTCTTTCGTACGTCGCCGAGCACTTGCTCGAACTGCCACGCAGCTTCTGAGGACATGATAATGAGCCATACCCAAGCCCTGGCCGGCTTTCTGGCCGAGCTGAAATACGACGACATCCCCAGCGCTGTTCTAGACCGGACGGAAGATCTGTTTCTCGATTGGCTTGGCTCTGCACTGGCCAGTCAAGGCTCGCATCCGATTCCGCTGTTCGAGCGCTATGCGCAGCGTATGGGGCCAAGCGATGGCCCATCGAAAATCCTGGTCAATGGCCTTGGAACGTCTGCGTATTTCGCCGCTCTGGTGAACGCTGCGTCGTCGCATCTGGTCGAGCAGGACGATCTGCACAACAGTTCGGTGCTTCATCCGGCTACAGTGGTTTTTCCCGCAGTATTGGCAGCCGCTCAAGACGTGGGTAAGTCCGGACGTGACCTGCTGTTGGCCTCAGTTGCCGGTTATGAAGCGGGAATCCGCATTGGCGAGTTCTTGGGCCGTTCGCATTATACGGTGTTTCACACCACTGCCACCGTCGGCACGCTGGCAGCTGCAGTCGCCGTTGGTAAGTTACTTGATTTCGATACAGAGAAATTTATCAACGTCCTGGGCAGCGCTGGGACTCAAGCTGCCGGGCTGTGGGAGTTTTTGCGCGATGCCGCTGACTCCAAGCAATTGCACACGGCTAAGGCAGCAGCGGATGGTTTACTCGCGGCCTATATGACCCTCGATGGTCTGACCGGCGCACGTAATATTCTCGAGGGAGATCAAGGCATGGCCGCCGGAATGTCCCGTGACTCTGTCCCTGAAAAATTATCTGATCGCTTAGGTTCGCGTTGGGCGTTGGCTGAAACCTCGTTCAAATTCCACGCGTCTTGCCGTCACACCCATCCTGCGGCCGATGCCCTCCTGCACCTGATGCAACGCGAAGACCTGCATCACGAGCAAATCGCGAGTGTCAGAACACTGGTTCACCAAGCAGCCATCGACGTGCTAGGTCGCGTAGTTGTTCCACAAACCGTGCATCAGGCCAAGTTTTCGATGGGCGCCGTGCTGGGTTTAATCGCTGTGCATGGAAGCGCGCAACTTATCGAGTTTGAGCAACAGGCGTTGACCGACCCCGCCGTTGCCGCGTTTCGCGAAAAGGTCAGCATGGAACTCGACAGCGAAGTTGACGGCGCCTATCCAGTTCGTTGGCTGGGCCGAGTAATCGTCACCACTACAGATGGTCGCACGCTGTCAGCCGCCATTGACGAACCCAAGGGCGATCCAGGCAACACTCTGTCTCGACCTGAACTGGAAGACAAATTCCAGCGCCTCCTGGCCTTCTCCGGAGCGCGAACAGTCGACCAGGGCAACGCGTTGATCGAACAGGTATGGCAGCTGCGCGATGCCAAATCCCTGACCAACCTGAATTAGAAGACAGCCCATGTAAGCGCTGCCCTAGGCGGTGGCCGACCGAAGATCGATCGGGCCACCGAAGGCTGCTCCTACAGGCGTGGCACCATCCGAGGTACAAAAAATGACCAATCAGCATAACTTGCGTCCACTGGACGGCATCACTGTTATCAGCCTCGAACACGCGATTGCTGCACCGTTCTGTACCCGGCAACTGGCCGACCTTGGCGCTCGCGTGGTGAAGATCGAACGCCCTGGCAGCGGTGACTTTGCCCGAGGCTATGATGAACGGGTAAACGGTCTGGCATCGCATTTTGTCTGGGCCAATCGCTCCAAGGAAAGCCTTACCCTTGACCTGAAACAGGACGAGGCTGGAGACATCCTTGTGGGACTTCTTGGAAAAGCCGACGTACTGGTTCAGAACTTGGCACCGGGTGCCGCGGCGCGGATGGGCTTATCATTCGAAGCGTTGCAGGAGCGTTTTCCTCGCTTGATTGTGTGTGACATTTCAGGCTATGGCGAAGGCGGCCCCTACGAGAAGAAAAAAGCCTACGACCTGTTGATTCAAAGCGAGGGCGGGTTTCTCTCTGTCACAGGCGGGCCGGGTGAAGATGAGATGGCTAAGGCTGGTTGCTCCATCGCTGACATCGCTGCAGGCATGTATGCCTACACCGGAATTTTGTCCGCGTTGATGCTGCGCGATAAAACCGGGGTTGGCAGTCGCATTGATGTGAGCATGCTCGAGAGCCTGGTGGAGTGGATGGGTTACCCGATGTACTACGGGTTCGAGGGAGCGGCGCCACCGCCTCGTGCAGGCGCGTCACATGCAACGATTTACCCTTACGGCCCCTTCCCTACCAAAGGAGGCGATACCGTGATGCTTGGGTTGCAGAACGAGCGTGAATGGGCGCTGTTCTGCGAAAAAGTGCTGCTGGATTCAGAACTGGCAACTGATGAACGCTTCTCGGCGAATTTCAAACGGTCTGCAAATCGTGATGAGCTACGCCGGATTATTGTTCAGGGTTTTTCACAACTGACAGTCGATGAGGTGGTGGCCAGATTGGAAACCGCCCAAATCGCCAGCGCCCGGGTCAACGATATGCAAGGCGTATGGGATCACCCTCAACTCAAAGCTCGCGACAGCTGGCGTGAAATCGATAGCCCCGCCGGCAGATTACCCGCGCTCTTACCACCTGGGCGGAATACGTCCTTCAGCCCGCGCATGGACTCGGTGCCGGGGTTGGGAGAACACAA is from Pseudomonas mucidolens and encodes:
- a CDS encoding CaiB/BaiF CoA transferase family protein, yielding MTNQHNLRPLDGITVISLEHAIAAPFCTRQLADLGARVVKIERPGSGDFARGYDERVNGLASHFVWANRSKESLTLDLKQDEAGDILVGLLGKADVLVQNLAPGAAARMGLSFEALQERFPRLIVCDISGYGEGGPYEKKKAYDLLIQSEGGFLSVTGGPGEDEMAKAGCSIADIAAGMYAYTGILSALMLRDKTGVGSRIDVSMLESLVEWMGYPMYYGFEGAAPPPRAGASHATIYPYGPFPTKGGDTVMLGLQNEREWALFCEKVLLDSELATDERFSANFKRSANRDELRRIIVQGFSQLTVDEVVARLETAQIASARVNDMQGVWDHPQLKARDSWREIDSPAGRLPALLPPGRNTSFSPRMDSVPGLGEHNTAILAELGFSDDDQARLQAAGVI
- a CDS encoding MmgE/PrpD family protein — its product is MSHTQALAGFLAELKYDDIPSAVLDRTEDLFLDWLGSALASQGSHPIPLFERYAQRMGPSDGPSKILVNGLGTSAYFAALVNAASSHLVEQDDLHNSSVLHPATVVFPAVLAAAQDVGKSGRDLLLASVAGYEAGIRIGEFLGRSHYTVFHTTATVGTLAAAVAVGKLLDFDTEKFINVLGSAGTQAAGLWEFLRDAADSKQLHTAKAAADGLLAAYMTLDGLTGARNILEGDQGMAAGMSRDSVPEKLSDRLGSRWALAETSFKFHASCRHTHPAADALLHLMQREDLHHEQIASVRTLVHQAAIDVLGRVVVPQTVHQAKFSMGAVLGLIAVHGSAQLIEFEQQALTDPAVAAFREKVSMELDSEVDGAYPVRWLGRVIVTTTDGRTLSAAIDEPKGDPGNTLSRPELEDKFQRLLAFSGARTVDQGNALIEQVWQLRDAKSLTNLN
- a CDS encoding FAS1-like dehydratase domain-containing protein, whose translation is MGAADFSTWLGRTEEAQDHLSRNLIKRIAATFGEDTPATGAALPPLWQWCFFQEPVAESRLGTDGHPARGGFLPPADNRNRMWAGGRIEFIEPLRVGADADRLSTIIHIEEKIGRTGALLFVTVRHEYSQDGRLAIREEQDIVYREPNPPKESSGHTLEEGDWNESIEPTPTLLFRYSAVTFNGHRIHYDYPYVTGTEGYAGLVVYGPMIATLNLRAFLRANPDARLRHLSYRGVRPLIAPQPFNVGGRIIEPGKAQLWAGNHAGIAQSAEVLFD
- a CDS encoding acyl-CoA dehydrogenase family protein, encoding MNPNDNEELNAIREGVRALCTEFDAAYWRKIDEEKGFPETFVKALTDAGWLAAMIPTEYGGSGLGLAEASVILEEVNRCGGNSGTVHGQMYNMFTLLRNGSEAQKSYYLPKLASGELRLQSMGVTEPTTGTDTTKIKTTAIKRGDKYVINGQKVWISRIQHSDLMILLARTTPLAEVKKKSEGMSIFLVDLREAIGNGLTVQPIANMVNHETNELFFDNLEIPASSLIGEEGKGFRYILDGLNAERTLIAAECIGDGRWFIEKASAYARDRVVFGRPIGQNQGVQFPIAEAHIEIEAADLMRWRACEEYDSGVNAGASANMAKYLAAKASWKAANACLQTHGGFGFACEYDVERKFRETRLYQVAPISTNLILSYVAEHLLELPRSF
- a CDS encoding DUF3079 domain-containing protein, with the protein product MAKNFPINPKHPERICWGCDRYCPSKSLACGNGSERTMHPAELFGEDWSVPGDWGIEPLITTDKKADEGS
- a CDS encoding anaerobic ribonucleoside-triphosphate reductase activating protein — protein: MSRMLRVGGMVPLTTIDYPGQLACVLFCQGCAWRCRYCHNPQLIPPRGTEEVDWRRVTAFLQRRQDLLDAVVFSGGEPTLQEGLAGAMDEVREMGFRIGLHSAGIKPGAFARALTGADWVGFDVKALPEDCQAITRVGGSGNANWHSLEHLLNSGVDYECRTTVHWHLIDPARLLILGRRLSELGVKRFAVQLVRTERMLDPLLPTVSVQTLLSETWAAMRELFPTFVLRG
- a CDS encoding LysR family transcriptional regulator, which translates into the protein MHFDLADLRLFIHIGESPSLTQGARRAFLSPAAASARIKALESQLDTRLLYRDSRGVELTPAGQRLLKHARLIMRQVDYLKCEFTTNDADSAGHIRIFANTTAVTEFLPEVLAGFLAKRPAVTVDLQERMSRDIVRGVLDGSTDMGIIAGPVEATGLQVMHFSTDRLVLVVPAGHMLAGPKPVELKQTLAFQHIGLHEGTTLLSFLRDHVERLGQNFSLRIQVSSFEAICRMVEAGVGIGIIPESAALRHSRTMRLEIVEIDEPWAIRERSILVRELDALPGAVRALIATLMPESVEEGGLTPPDPS